A part of Ursus arctos isolate Adak ecotype North America chromosome X, UrsArc2.0, whole genome shotgun sequence genomic DNA contains:
- the FAM133A gene encoding protein FAM133A, producing MGKRDNRVAYMNPIAMARWRGPTQSTGPTIQDYLNRPRPTWEEVKKQLENKKKGSKALAEFEEKMNENWKKELEKSREKLLSGNESSSKKKEKKKKKKKKSCPRSSSSSSSSSDSSSSSDSENEEKKQGKKRKKKKNDSYKSSESSTYESESESKESVKKKKKSKDETEKEKYIRSLSKKRKKTYPEDKPSSSESPSESDYEEEVQAKKKRRHEEREKAKKKKKKQRKKHSKKKKKKSGSSHKSG from the coding sequence ATGGGGAAGCGGGATAATCGAGTGGCCTATATGAATCCTATAGCAATGGCCAGATGGAGGGGCCCAACTCAATCTACAGGCCCAACAATACAAGATTATCTGAATCGACCAAGGCCCACCTGGGAAGAAGTgaagaaacaattagaaaataaaaagaaaggctCCAAGGCATTAGctgaatttgaagaaaaaatgaatgagaattggaaaaaagaattagaaaaaagtaGGGAGAAATTATTGAGTGGAAATGAGagctcttctaaaaaaaaagaaaaaaagaaaaagaaaaagaagaaatcttgtcCAAGGTCCTCATCTTCTTCTTCATCAAGCTCTGATTCTTCAAGCAGTTCAGATTCtgagaatgaggaaaagaaacaaggaaaaaagagaaagaaaaaaaagaacgatTCATACAAATCATCAGAAAGCTCTACATATGAATCTGAATCAGAAAGCAAGGaatctgtgaaaaagaaaaagaagtcaaaggatgaaacagagaaagaaaagtatattAGAAGtctcagcaaaaaaagaaagaagacttatCCTGAAGATAAACCCTCATCATCAGAGTCCCCATCAGAATCAGATTATGAAGAGGAAGTGCaagcaaaaaagaagagaagacatgaagagcgagaaaaagcaaagaaaaagaagaagaaacagcgCAAGAAACatagtaagaagaagaaaaagaagtcaggTTCAAGTCACAAGTCAggataa